A genome region from Eurosta solidaginis isolate ZX-2024a chromosome 2, ASM4086904v1, whole genome shotgun sequence includes the following:
- the Ir68a gene encoding LOW QUALITY PROTEIN: glutamate receptor ionotropic, kainate glr-3 (The sequence of the model RefSeq protein was modified relative to this genomic sequence to represent the inferred CDS: substituted 1 base at 1 genomic stop codon), with protein MMQNRKLVKCWTTGVAPPTFKRRFRLSTIAYPDILNGLVVTKRLMMWEKGKHIKMNKLYQDRTSNLKGVSLPIVVFEHVPMVKRSGDKTSFVGLEVEIVKALGVRLNFKPNFYETSDAALEHWGKELPNGSYSGILGAMANRSARIAIGNLHMFKLYTAVLDLTWPHSFECLTFLTPESSQDDSWRTLIQPFSGSMWGGVLLSLFIVGTVFYVVSCLHAILLQRQCRIPRRILNLAEWRSKGFXRPHHNFDTKLFRDVNFRRYLSRLKALPKRDSDLFDEYANCLLFTYSMLMYVSLPRLPRIWSLRMLTGWYWLYCSLLTVIYRASLTAILANPAARITIDTLEELSASYVTSATWVNENKQLLVEAFDEVAQEIGHKMELVDNIESVTERIAKGQYAYFDNEYFLRYLRMKGAQRREEHQFTEVVLHIMDQCVIQMPVALGLEKNSPLQPNMNKYLRRLSEGGLITKWLQDAIAELPAEESTRQEAVMDLPKIWSSFVALAIGYFLGICAIAGEWLHFEKVVRKHPLYDVYNKNLYFNFKRKFSNY; from the exons atgatgcagaatagaaaattagtaaaatgttggacaacgggcgtggcaccgcccacttttaaaagaag aTTTCGCCTTAGCACCATTGCGTATCCAGACATCTTGAATGGGTTAGTGGTGACCAAGCGTCTTATGATGTGGGAGAAGGGTAAACatataaaaatgaataaactCTATCAGGATCGAACATCAAATttgaaag GGGTTTCTCTACCCATCGTAGTCTTTGAGCATGTACCCATGGTCAAACGTAGCGGAGATAAAACGAGTTTTGTTGGCCTTGAAGTGGAAATAGTTAAAGCACTTGGCGTTAGACTTAACTTCAAGCCAAATTTTTATGAAACAAGCGATGCTGCTTTGGAACACTGGGGTAAAGAGCTGCCAAATGGCAGTTACTCGGGTATACTTGGTGCTATG gCGAATCGAAGTGCTCGCATTGCCATCGGAAATCTGCACATGTTCAAACTTTATACAGCGGTGTTGGATCTCACTTGGCCTCACAGTTTCGAGTGTTTGACATTCCTTACGCCTGAGTCGTCACAAGATGACAGTTGGCGAACGCTCATACAGCCTTTCAG TGGCAGCATGTGGGGTGGTGTTCTACTTTCCCTGTTTATAGTGGGCACAGTCTTCTATGTGGTTTCCTGCCTGCACGCGATACTTCTGCAACGTCAATGTCGCATTCCACGACGCATCTTAAATTTGGCGGAGTGGCGTAGTAAGGGCTTCTGACGTCCGCATCATAATTTTGATACGAAACTTTTCCGAGATGTTAATTTTCGGCGTTACCTTAGTCGTTTGAAGGCGCTCCCTAAACGTGATAGCGATCTTTTCGATGAATACGCAAATTGTCTACTCTTCACCTACAGCATGTTAATGTACGTGTCTTTGCCACGCCTACCACGCATATGGAGCTTGCGTATGCTGACCGGTTGGTATTGGCTTTATTGTAGTCTGCTAACGGTCATTTATAGAGCAAGCTTGACAGCGATTTTAGCAAATCCAGCTGCGCG CATCACAATTGATACGCTTGAAGAGCTCTCCGCAAGCTATGTGACTAGCGCTACCTGGGTTAATGAAAACAAACAATTACTTGTGGAGGCATTCGATGAAGTTGCTCAGGAGATTGGACATAAAATGGAATTAGTGGATAATATTGAAAGTGTT ACCGAACGCATTGCTAAGGGTCAATATGCTTACTTCGATAACGAATATTTCCTGCGTTATTTACGTATGAAGGGAGCTCAGCGGCGTGAAGAGCACCAATTCACCGAGGTCGTATTGCATATAATGGACCAATGTGTCATACAAATGCCAGTGGCGCTGGGATTGGAAAAGAACTCACCTCTACAACCGAATATGAACAAATACCTACGACGCCTAAGTGAAGGAG GTCTCATTACCAAATGGCTACAGGATGCCATTGCAGAGCTACCCGCCGAAGAGAGTACGCGACAGGAGGCTGTCATGGATTTACCGAAAATCTGGAGCTCATTTGTAGCGCTTGCTATTGGTTATTTTTTGGGTATATGTGCTATAGCAGGAGAATGGCTACACTTTGAAAAAGTAGTGAGAAAGCATCCACTTTATgatgtttataataaaaatttgtattttaattttaagcgaaaattttcaaattattga